In Macadamia integrifolia cultivar HAES 741 chromosome 5, SCU_Mint_v3, whole genome shotgun sequence, a single window of DNA contains:
- the LOC122080259 gene encoding DNA-directed RNA polymerase I subunit RPA12-like isoform X1, which translates to MSYSRGRDFLFCDMCGTLLSLNSSKHGDCQLCGCKHAAKDIINRETSYTVTAEDIRRDLGIEPFVILDGINTDEGSVQRAVVNEPCPRCHHPQLEYYTKQLRSADEGQTVFYECPKCRHKFSINT; encoded by the exons ATGTCATATAGTCGAGGACGTGATTTCTTATTCTGTGACATGTGTGGAACATTGCTTTCTTTGAATTCGAGTAAGCATGGTGATTGTCAATTATGTGGATGCAAGCATGCCGCAAAAG ATATTATTAACAGAGAAACATCCTACACAGTAACTGCTGAG GATATAAGAAGAGATCTTGGCATTGAACCCTTTGTGATACTGGATGGGATAAACACAGATGAGGGATCAGTGCAAAGAGCTGTG GTAAATGAACCATGTCCACGCTGCCATCATCCGCAGCTTGAGTATTACACTAAACAG tTGCGGTCAGCAGATGAAGGGCAGACTGTTTTCTATGAGTGCCCCAAGTGCAGGCATAAATTTTCAATCAATACATGA
- the LOC122080259 gene encoding DNA-directed RNA polymerase I subunit RPA12-like isoform X2 has protein sequence MVIVNYVDASMPQKLPFPDIINRETSYTVTAEDIRRDLGIEPFVILDGINTDEGSVQRAVVNEPCPRCHHPQLEYYTKQLRSADEGQTVFYECPKCRHKFSINT, from the exons ATGGTGATTGTCAATTATGTGGATGCAAGCATGCCGCAAAAG TTGCCTTTTCCAGATATTATTAACAGAGAAACATCCTACACAGTAACTGCTGAG GATATAAGAAGAGATCTTGGCATTGAACCCTTTGTGATACTGGATGGGATAAACACAGATGAGGGATCAGTGCAAAGAGCTGTG GTAAATGAACCATGTCCACGCTGCCATCATCCGCAGCTTGAGTATTACACTAAACAG tTGCGGTCAGCAGATGAAGGGCAGACTGTTTTCTATGAGTGCCCCAAGTGCAGGCATAAATTTTCAATCAATACATGA
- the LOC122078607 gene encoding NDR1/HIN1-like protein 1, whose amino-acid sequence MSAKDCGNHGWKRKRLLKRLLSAFLVLVILVLFVILLVWLILRPTKPQFTLQDVTVYQFNLSSPNFLTSNIQVTVQSRNPNDKIGIYYDKLDIFATYRDQQITLPTLLLQTYEGHKDINVWSPFISGDSVPIAPYLAASLNQDQSSGYILIHIKVNGKLRWKVGTWVSGHYSINVNCPAFIRFGNPASGITVNTGIKYQLSQPCSTDV is encoded by the coding sequence ATGAGTGCCAAGGATTGCGGGAACCATGGGTGGAAGAGGAAGAGGCTTCTAAAGAGGCTACTCTCGGCCTTCCTGGTGTTAGTGATATTAGTATTGTTCGTGATCCTCCTGGTTTGGCTGATCCTACGGCCGACGAAGCCCCAGTTCACTCTTCAAGACGTGACGGTGTACCAATTCAACCTTTCCTCTCCCAATTTCCTCACATCCAACATACAGGTCACGGTACAGTCGCGCAATCCGAACGATAAGATCGGGATCTATTATGACAAGTTGGATATCTTCGCCACCTATCGTGACCAACAGATCACCCTGCCTACGCTCTTACTTCAAACTTACGAGGGTCATAAGGACATCAACGTCTGGTCTCCTTTCATCTCCGGCGATTCCGTACCCATTGCTCCCTACCTCGCCGCTTCACTGAATCAGGACCAATCGTCTGGTTACATACTCATCCACATCAAGGTCAATGGGAAGCTCCGATGGAAGGTGGGAACCTGGGTTTCCGGTCACTATTCTATCAACGTCAACTGTCCTGCTTTTATTAGATTTGGGAATCCGGCATCCGGTATTACCGTTAACACCGGTATCAAGTACCAGCTATCCCAGCCTTGTAGCACCGACGTTTGA